The genomic stretch AGGTGACGAAGGTTATCCTGGTCACAGAACGGAAGATTCAGGACCTAAAAACCTAATCAATTTCTGGGGAACATATAAAATACAGGAAGGCTCTCTGAAAAACTTTGGAATTGGCTTCGGAGGTAACTCAGCAAGTAGATTTTACACCCTTAATAGAGGTAATATTGGCGCATTTCCACTTCCTAGCTACATCATTATGAATTCATCTCTCTCTTACACAGAAGACAGATACAGCATCATTCTTAAGCTAGATAACATTGCTAACAAAAAATACTTCTCTGGATGGTCTACAGTGACACCCCAGAGATTGAGAACTTTATCTCTAAGTTTAAATTACAAGTTCTAAAATTTAAAAACTACATTCTCTATTCCTGAAAGCTTTTTCGGGAATAGTTTTTTAATAGATAAATGAAAAAAAAACATCATCATAAAAAGAAACCGAGCGCCTATAAAAAATGGGCAGGCAAACTGCATTTATGGTTTGGCTTATCTGTGGGGCTCATTATCTTCATAGTTTCTTTATCGGGAACGATGTATGTTTTCAAAGACGAAATTCAGAATCAGCTAAGGAAAGATGTTCTGTTTGTAAAAACTGAAACTGCTACACAAAAACCTTTGTCTGTCGAAGTTTTAAAGGAAAAAATTACTTTGGAGCTCAATGAGAAATATCCTGTAAGTTCGGTTGAGATCCCTTTAGATAAAAGCAAATCTTACAAGTTTATTTTTTATGAAAAAGACAAAAAAGCGTGGAACTATTTTGATGAAGTAAAGATCAACAAACTGATTTATGTCAATCAGTACACTGGTGAAGTTCTGGGAATTTACAATGAAAAATATGATATCTTCCCTATTCTGAAATCCATCCACTGGAGTTTACTATTAAAAGCTGACTGGGGAAAATATGTGGTCGGTATTCCGGTTGTCTTATTTATCATTATGCTGATTACAGGAATTATTCTTTGGTGGCCAAAAAATAAAAATGCGAGAAAAAGCAGACTTTCATTTGATTGGAAAAACGTAAAAACCTGGAAACGCAAAAATTATGACCTTCACAATGTTTTAGGATTTTACGCTTCGTTTATTGCTTTATTAATAAGTCTTTCAGGGTTATATTTTGCTTATCCGTGGATGAAAAATGCATTCAATTTTACATTATCCGGCTCCGTAGAACTTCCAAAAGAAAAAGAGATCAAATCCCCTGACTCACTTTTAGCAAAAAACAACTCGGTTTTTGATCTTACCATTCCTCAAACTCAAGAATTATATTCTCAGTCTTCAAGCTTTAGAATTCCATTAAACGGAAAAAATAAAAAAGGAAAAGAATTAGAAAACATCCCCGTTACCGTCTATGGTAAAGACGGTAGATACAGTGAAAGAAATCTACTCTTCTACGATAAATATTCGGGGAAACTTTTATTAAATAAACCTTATCAGAAATTAACGAACGCTGAAAAATATGCCAATGCCAATTATGACATTCATGTTGGGTCATATTTCGGCATCTTCGGTAAAATCCTATGGTTTGCCGCAGGATTGGTATGTACCTCATTACCGGTAACCGGCTTTTTGGTATGGTGGGGAAAACGTAAAAAACAAGGAAAGAAAACAATATGAAAAAGGCTATTTTATCAGTCGCTTGTCTTGGCACAATCACAGTTTTTGCACAAGAAACAGACAGTTTGAAAGTAAAAAATGTAGATGAAGTAGTGCTTACAGCTTCCAGAAAAAAAGAAAGCATCAAAGAAATACCAAGTTCTATTACCATCGTTAGCGAAAAACAAATTCAAGCGCAGCTGACAGTCAATTCAGACATTTCTAATATTCTGCAATACACGGTACCAAGTTTAGGACCTAGTTCAGGGCAGACTTCCAATTCCGGACAAACCTTAAGAGGTCGTCAGGTTTTGGTA from Chryseobacterium indoltheticum encodes the following:
- a CDS encoding PepSY-associated TM helix domain-containing protein — encoded protein: MKKKHHHKKKPSAYKKWAGKLHLWFGLSVGLIIFIVSLSGTMYVFKDEIQNQLRKDVLFVKTETATQKPLSVEVLKEKITLELNEKYPVSSVEIPLDKSKSYKFIFYEKDKKAWNYFDEVKINKLIYVNQYTGEVLGIYNEKYDIFPILKSIHWSLLLKADWGKYVVGIPVVLFIIMLITGIILWWPKNKNARKSRLSFDWKNVKTWKRKNYDLHNVLGFYASFIALLISLSGLYFAYPWMKNAFNFTLSGSVELPKEKEIKSPDSLLAKNNSVFDLTIPQTQELYSQSSSFRIPLNGKNKKGKELENIPVTVYGKDGRYSERNLLFYDKYSGKLLLNKPYQKLTNAEKYANANYDIHVGSYFGIFGKILWFAAGLVCTSLPVTGFLVWWGKRKKQGKKTI